From Mercenaria mercenaria strain notata chromosome 17, MADL_Memer_1, whole genome shotgun sequence, the proteins below share one genomic window:
- the LOC123537425 gene encoding G-protein coupled receptor GRL101-like: protein MGMECAQKVEVECYHTKNVVNRIWIYGYGSEPCLLYQECLDRLGNPVCNGTQNQCRCNMTEQDWSKTPRDMWFKDTFVLDNMAYVPVRVMRTKGFNLQGQLRMAVGPLVCNSTMPRSSDKIKCNNGKVVPADTRCIYNVDRYGSATGCRDNTHLLNCESFKCPYGFVKCPNSFCIPIKSVCDERMDCMFGEDESFCDTWKCPNQFRCRNSKTCIPLTQVCNGYNDCSSGDDETHCNATCPSFCTCIAGDTDCSMRKRDLRSLTYVSKDTRKLNLNNNRVFLKNDKSFFEGLDYLFELSLAYCEISLIPDLSFWNLKNLHKLDLSFNKLVKISKQSFNGLENLKEIKLEGNKLLSDIEVNSFRFFKDMTILDLSGLSLRKVAENTFQGMSKLQVLNISYNQINTVDGNAFKSLQNLQILDMQQNAISVFGKDSFAGLNTLSFLYTDSYMFCCIKPTSLDIDNCFPSPNEFSSCSDLMRNEVLRVFIWSVAIFAFFGNILSFVFRFLSERDTCKCGYGILVTNLSVADMLMGIYLLIVSIADETYRGRYIWNDVSWRNSTYCSLAGGFAIVSMESSVLILTLITLDRFKSTKFLSGFTASYVLVLCAVVWITAIIFAVIPILPLEQMKHYFGESFYSTSAVCLTLPLTTERLSGWRYSTGVLIVFNFFCFVCIAIGQSFIYVTISRTKIMLESPDRRVQFQVSRRLLAIVMVDFLAWFPVCVFGAIALYGGTVSDDAYTWVAAFVMPLKSALNPILYSYSTFSNSRLGRRILKVLRCQTTRVSTGKQVAEHLQNVRKVNKMGCLVSHQDKKYLSLKEYFTSARTIPMMNLVIVTARVAFILDKIHDTGLTVGRFGADHVMVKPDTNKTISKLVMKCLPREVKNEKEKRMNIGDFGKLLGWMLKRYNKQNVGTIEYPN, encoded by the exons ATGGGAATGGAATGTGCTCAGAAAGTCGAAGTGGAGTGTTACCAT ACGAAAAATGTAGTCAATAGAATCTGGATATATGGATATGGCTCGGAACCTTGTCTCCTGTATCAAGAATGTCTTGATCGACTTGGAAACCCTGTTTGTAATGGGACACAGAACCA GTGTCGATGCAATATGACTGAACAGGACTGGTCAAAGACTCCAAGGGATATGTGGTTCAAAGATACATTTGTATTAGACAACATGGCATATGTTCCCGTCAGAGTTATGAGAACAAAAGGTTTCAACTTACAAGGCCAGTTAAGAATGGCTGTTGGACCACTTGTCTGTAACTCAA CCATGCCAAGGTCTTCAGACAAAATTAAATGCAACAATGGAAAAGTAGTTCCTGCTGATACTCGCTGCATATATAATGTTGATAGATACGGATCTGCGACTGGGTGCAGGGATAACACACATCTTCTTAACTGTG AATCGTTTAAATGTCCATACGGCTTTGTGAAATGTCCTAACAGCTTTTGTATACCGATAAAGTCCGTCTGCGATGAGCGTATGGACTGCATGTTTGGTGAAGACGAATCATTCTGCG aTACTTGGAAATGTCCAAACCAGTTCAGATGCAGAAATTCGAAAACATGTATACCCCTGACTCAG GTATGCAATGGCTATAACGACTGCTCTTCAGGCGACGACGAAACACACTGTAACGCTACGTGCCCCTCCTTCTGCACTTGTATTGCGGGTGATACGGATTGCAGCATGAGGAAACGGGATCTCAGAAGCCTTACATATGTTTCAAAAGACACAAGAAAGCTGAATTTAAATAATAACCGAGTGTTTTTGAAGAATGATAAATCTTTTTTTGAGGGACTTGATTACTTGTTCGAACTAAGTTTGGCATATTGTGAAATTTCATTGATACCAGATTTATCATTTTGGAATCTTAAAAATTTGCATAAGCTGGATTTAAGTTTTAACAAACTTGTGAAAATCTCAAAACAGTCATTCAATGGGTTAGaaaatctaaaagaaataaaactagaAGGGAACAAACTTCTCTCAGATATAGAAGTTAATTCATTCCGTTTTTTTAAAGATATGACGATTTTGGATTTAAGCGGTTTATCTTTGAGAAAAGTTGCTGAAAATACATTTCAAGGAATGTCGAAACTTCAGGTCCTAAATATTTCTTATAATCAAATCAATACAGTCGATGGTAATGCTTTCAAAAGTTTACAAAACCTACAAATACTGGATATGCAACAAAACGCAATTTCAGTATTCGGAAAAGATTCATTTGCCGGTTTAAACACACTGTCCTTCTTGTACACCGATTCTTATATGTTTTGTTGCATAAAGCCAACAAGTTTAGACATAGATAATTGTTTCCCATCACCTAATGAATTCTCTTCTTGTTCAGATCTAATGCGTAATGAAGTGTTGCGTGTGTTTATTTGGTCTGTAGCTATATTCGCCTTTTTCGGAAATATTCTATCATTTGTATTTCGCTTTCTGTCAGAACGTGACACGTGTAAGTGTGGTTATGGCATTTTGGTCACAAACTTGTCGGTGGCAGACATGCTTATGGGTATTTATTTGTTAATTGTATCAATTGCTGACGAAACCTATAGAGGGCGTTATATTTGGAATGATGTTTCATGGCGAAATAGCACGTATTGTTCACTTGCTGGCGGGTTTGCCATAGTTTCAATGGAAAGTTCTGTGCTCATACTCACTCTGATCACATTGGATCGTTTCAAATCGACCAAATTTCTGTCAGGTTTCACAGCGTCATATGTCCTGGTTTTGTGTGCCGTTGTTTGGATCACAGCCATTATATTTGCAGTAATACCTATCCTCCCTTTGGAGcaaatgaaacattattttggAGAGTCGTTCTATTCTACATCAGCTGTTTGCCTTACTTTGCCATTGACAACCGAACGTTTGTCCGGCTGGCGTTATTCGACGGGTGTGTTGATTGTCTTCaactttttttgctttgtttgtaTCGCCATTGGTCAAAGTTTTATTTACGTAACCATCAGCAGAACCAAAATTATGCTCGAAAGTCCAGATCGCCGAGTTCAATTCCAAGTTTCTCGAAGGCTGTTGGCAATTGTAATGGTTGATTTCCTGGCATGGTTTCCAGTTTGTGTTTTTG GAGCAATTGCATTGTATGGGGGAACCGTTAGTGATGATGCATACACATGGGTTGCTGCTTTTGTTATGCCCCTGAAGTCAGCTTTGAATCCAATCTTATATTCGTACTCGACATTCAGTAACTCTCGGTTGGGTCGCAGG ATTCTAAAAGTCCTTAGGTGTCAAACCACTCGAGTTTCAACGGGAAAACAAG TTGCAGAACATCTACAAAACGTCCGCAAGGTTAATAAAATGGGATGTCTCGTGTCGCACCAAGACAAGAAATATCTGTCCCTCAAGGAATACTTCACATCAGCACGCACTATTCCAATGATGAACTTGGTTATTGTGACAGCACGTGTAGCGTTTATCCTGGACAAAATACATGATACGGGCCTGACGGTAGGCCGCTTTGGAGCTGACCACGTCATGGTGAAACCCGACACAAACAAG ACAATTTCTAAACTCGTCATGAAATGTTTACCACGtgaagtaaaaaatgaaaaagagaaaagaatgaatATTGGCGATTTTGGTAAATTGTTAGGATGGATGCTAAAGCGTTACAATAAGCAGAATGTAGGGACAATCGAATACCCTAACTAG